Proteins encoded together in one Thalassotalea crassostreae window:
- a CDS encoding isovaleryl-CoA dehydrogenase, whose amino-acid sequence MISSFSSLNFNLGETVDMIRDTVNAFARDEIAPRAEQIDIDNEFPNDLWRKFGDLGLLGMTVDEQYGGSGLGYLEHMVAMQEISRASASVGLSYGAMSNLCLNQLNKNGSHEQKLKYLPKLCTGEHIGALAMSEPNAGSDVVSMKLRADKKGDKYVLNGNKMWITNGPDANVYVIYAKTDTSAGSKGITAFIVERDYPGFSRHQKLDKLGMRGSNTCELVFEDCEVPAENILGEEGKGVRVLMSGLDYERLVLSGGPLGIMDACMDLVVPYIHDRKQFGQSIGEFQLVQGKVADMYTQMNAAKSYAYMAAMASDRGETTRKDAAAVILYSAELATKMALDAIQLLGGNGYINEFPAGRLLRDAKLYEIGAGTSEIRRMLIGRELFSESK is encoded by the coding sequence ATGATTTCAAGCTTCTCAAGTTTAAACTTCAATCTAGGCGAAACCGTGGATATGATCCGCGATACAGTTAACGCGTTTGCCCGTGACGAGATCGCTCCACGAGCTGAACAAATCGATATCGATAACGAATTTCCAAATGATCTTTGGCGCAAGTTTGGTGATTTAGGTTTGCTAGGTATGACTGTTGATGAGCAATACGGTGGTTCTGGTTTAGGTTACTTAGAACATATGGTTGCGATGCAAGAAATTAGCCGTGCTTCTGCCTCTGTTGGTTTAAGCTACGGTGCGATGTCTAACCTTTGTTTAAACCAATTAAACAAAAATGGTTCACACGAACAAAAATTAAAATATTTACCAAAACTTTGTACTGGTGAACATATTGGTGCATTAGCAATGAGTGAACCGAATGCTGGCTCTGATGTTGTTAGCATGAAACTGCGCGCTGATAAGAAAGGTGATAAATACGTACTTAACGGCAATAAAATGTGGATCACTAATGGTCCAGACGCGAATGTTTACGTTATCTATGCAAAAACCGATACGTCTGCCGGTTCTAAAGGCATTACAGCGTTTATTGTTGAACGTGATTACCCTGGTTTTTCTCGTCACCAAAAACTCGACAAATTAGGTATGCGTGGCTCAAATACGTGTGAACTTGTATTTGAAGACTGTGAAGTACCTGCTGAAAATATCTTAGGTGAAGAAGGCAAAGGTGTTCGTGTATTAATGTCTGGTCTTGATTATGAACGTTTAGTTCTTTCAGGGGGTCCATTAGGGATCATGGATGCGTGTATGGATCTAGTGGTTCCTTATATCCATGACCGTAAGCAATTTGGCCAATCAATTGGTGAGTTCCAATTAGTACAAGGTAAAGTTGCCGACATGTACACCCAAATGAATGCCGCCAAGTCATATGCCTATATGGCAGCTATGGCCAGTGACCGCGGTGAAACAACTCGTAAAGATGCTGCGGCAGTAATTCTTTATTCTGCTGAACTTGCCACCAAAATGGCACTTGATGCGATTCAATTACTTGGTGGTAATGGTTACATCAATGAGTTTCCAGCGGGTCGTTTATTGCGTGATGCAAAATTATACGAGATTGGCGCCGGCACTTCAGAAATCCGCCGTATGCTAATAGGTCGAGAGTTATTCTCTGAGTCCAAATAA
- a CDS encoding MerR family transcriptional regulator, translating into MATATQSTKTATFSIGDLAREFDITTRSIRFYEDQGLLVPERRGQTRIYNRRDRVRLKLILRGKRLGFTLAETGRLFELYDTDKTTSIQLDTMKQLIADKRSALKQQLDDINVVLLELETLEKRCELTHHELTKNINSSHD; encoded by the coding sequence ATGGCTACAGCAACTCAATCAACAAAAACCGCAACGTTTTCAATCGGCGATCTAGCGCGAGAGTTTGATATCACAACAAGAAGCATCCGCTTTTATGAAGATCAGGGATTACTCGTGCCTGAACGAAGAGGCCAAACTCGTATTTATAATCGCCGCGACCGAGTGAGATTAAAATTGATTCTACGTGGTAAGCGTCTAGGCTTTACATTAGCTGAAACCGGACGTTTATTTGAGCTCTACGATACAGACAAAACAACGAGCATTCAGCTCGATACAATGAAACAACTCATAGCCGATAAACGCAGTGCCTTAAAACAGCAACTTGATGACATTAATGTTGTTTTACTTGAGTTAGAAACATTAGAAAAGCGATGTGAATTAACCCATCACGAATTAACGAAAAATATCAACAGTTCGCACGATTAA
- a CDS encoding acetyl-CoA C-acyltransferase, whose product MSLTDPIVIVSAVRTPMGGFMGSLSDVASPTLGAQAIRAAVSNANLENDQIDEVIMGCVLAAGLKQAPARQAALGADLALSTTCSTVSKVCGSGMKAAMNAYDSLAAGSIDIAVAGGMESMSQAPYMLPKARSGMRMGHGQVIDHMMYDGLENAYDGIAMGCFAQDTADDVAFTREDMDAFAISSLTKANTAINDGSFANEITPVTFKTRKGDVTVDTDEQPGNARPEKIPSLRAAFKKDGTITAANSSSISDGAAAMVMMKMSEAEKRGLTPLCKVVGHTNHAQAPAEFTVAPVGAVEKLFARIGWTKNDVDLFEINEAFAMVTMLAIKELGLDDSKVNVHGGACALGHPIGASGARIMVTLIHALKQRGLSKGVATLCIGGGEATAIAVEML is encoded by the coding sequence ATGTCATTAACAGATCCTATCGTTATCGTTTCAGCTGTTCGCACGCCAATGGGCGGCTTTATGGGCAGCCTTTCTGATGTTGCATCTCCAACTTTAGGTGCGCAAGCTATTCGCGCAGCGGTAAGCAATGCAAACCTTGAAAATGATCAAATTGATGAAGTAATAATGGGTTGTGTATTAGCCGCTGGCTTAAAGCAAGCTCCTGCACGTCAAGCCGCATTAGGTGCTGATCTTGCGCTATCTACCACCTGTTCGACGGTAAGCAAAGTATGTGGCTCTGGTATGAAAGCAGCTATGAATGCCTATGATTCATTGGCTGCAGGTAGCATTGATATTGCCGTTGCTGGTGGTATGGAAAGTATGTCACAAGCACCTTATATGTTACCAAAAGCACGCTCAGGTATGCGTATGGGACATGGCCAAGTTATCGATCACATGATGTACGATGGTCTTGAAAATGCCTATGACGGTATTGCCATGGGATGTTTTGCTCAAGATACTGCTGACGATGTTGCCTTTACCCGTGAAGATATGGATGCTTTTGCAATTTCATCATTAACCAAAGCAAATACTGCAATTAATGACGGAAGTTTTGCAAACGAAATTACTCCGGTTACGTTTAAAACTCGCAAAGGTGATGTAACGGTTGATACTGACGAACAACCAGGTAATGCTCGTCCTGAAAAAATCCCTTCATTACGCGCTGCATTTAAAAAAGACGGCACAATTACCGCGGCTAACTCTAGCTCTATCTCTGATGGCGCAGCGGCAATGGTAATGATGAAAATGTCTGAAGCAGAAAAACGTGGTTTAACACCGTTATGTAAAGTGGTTGGCCACACCAACCATGCACAAGCTCCTGCTGAATTTACCGTAGCACCGGTTGGCGCGGTTGAAAAACTATTCGCACGTATTGGTTGGACTAAAAACGATGTTGATTTATTTGAAATTAACGAAGCATTCGCCATGGTAACTATGTTGGCAATCAAAGAACTTGGTTTAGATGATAGCAAAGTAAACGTGCATGGCGGCGCATGCGCTTTAGGTCATCCAATTGGTGCTAGTGGTGCTCGTATAATGGTGACTCTCATTCATGCACTTAAGCAACGTGGCCTATCAAAAGGCGTCGCAACTCTGTGTATTGGTGGCGGTGAAGCTACCGCGATCGCAGTAGAGATGCTTTAA
- a CDS encoding acyl-CoA dehydrogenase family protein, giving the protein MNFELTEDQQMFADMASQFAQAEFAPHAAKWDAEHIFPKDVIAKAGELGFCGLYSPESEGGLGLSRLDSSIIFEQLSMGCTATTAMITIHNMATWMLATWGTEEIKQQWCEGLISGQQLASYCLTEPGAGSDAASLRTSAKRDGDEYVINGSKMFISGAGETDVLVAMVRTGGPGAKGISAVVIPADADGVIYGKAEEKLGWNAQPTKLITFEDVRIPVANLLGEEGEGFAIAMKGLDGGRINIATCSIGTAQQALDTAMAYMKEREQFGKPIAAFQGMQFKLADMATELVAARQLVRLAAFKLDSNHPEKTAYCAMAKQFATDVGFKVCDAALQIHGGYGYIKEYPLERHFRDVRVHQILEGTNEIMRVIVSRRLLTEGAAALL; this is encoded by the coding sequence ATGAACTTTGAATTAACTGAAGACCAGCAAATGTTTGCTGACATGGCATCACAATTTGCTCAAGCCGAATTTGCTCCTCATGCTGCCAAATGGGATGCAGAACACATTTTTCCAAAAGATGTTATCGCTAAAGCCGGTGAATTAGGGTTTTGTGGTTTATACAGCCCAGAATCTGAAGGTGGTTTAGGCTTATCTCGCTTAGATTCTTCAATAATCTTTGAACAATTATCTATGGGGTGTACTGCAACTACGGCAATGATCACCATTCATAACATGGCGACTTGGATGTTGGCGACTTGGGGCACTGAAGAAATAAAACAACAGTGGTGTGAAGGCTTGATCTCTGGTCAACAACTAGCTTCTTATTGTTTAACTGAACCAGGGGCTGGTTCTGATGCAGCCTCGCTTCGCACATCGGCTAAACGTGATGGCGATGAATATGTGATAAACGGCTCTAAAATGTTTATCTCCGGCGCTGGTGAAACCGATGTACTTGTTGCAATGGTGCGCACCGGCGGCCCTGGCGCGAAAGGTATTTCAGCGGTGGTTATTCCGGCTGATGCAGACGGTGTTATTTACGGTAAAGCAGAAGAAAAGTTAGGTTGGAACGCACAACCTACAAAACTAATTACGTTTGAAGATGTACGTATTCCTGTTGCCAACCTTTTAGGTGAAGAAGGCGAAGGCTTTGCTATTGCGATGAAAGGACTTGACGGCGGACGTATCAATATTGCCACTTGTTCTATTGGTACTGCTCAACAAGCATTAGATACCGCTATGGCATATATGAAAGAGCGTGAACAGTTTGGTAAACCAATCGCTGCGTTTCAAGGTATGCAATTTAAATTAGCCGACATGGCAACTGAGTTAGTTGCTGCGCGACAATTAGTGCGATTAGCGGCATTCAAACTTGACAGTAATCATCCAGAAAAAACGGCTTATTGTGCCATGGCAAAACAATTTGCTACTGATGTTGGTTTTAAAGTATGTGATGCAGCTCTGCAAATACACGGCGGATATGGCTACATCAAAGAGTACCCGCTTGAACGACACTTTAGAGATGTACGAGTGCACCAAATTCTTGAAGGTACAAATGAAATTATGCGCGTAATTGTATCGCGTCGTTTATTAACTGAAGGTGCTGCTGCGCTTCTATAA
- a CDS encoding enoyl-CoA hydratase — MTDLLKFEKQGNTALITFNNPPAHTWTYESLSGLRDIVLALNEDKDIYALVLTGGGEKFFSAGADLKLFADGDKAVATQMSDIFGEAFETLSQFRGVSIAAINGWSMGGGLEVALACDLRIAEEHAMMALPEATVGLLPCAGGTQNLHILVGEGWTKRMILCGERVDAATALRIGLVEEVVAKGTGLEKAIELASKVARQSPVAVAACKQLIQSNRSMPINEALPAERQAFVDLFDTKDQAEGVNAFLEKRKPQWQNA; from the coding sequence ATGACTGATTTATTAAAATTTGAAAAGCAGGGTAACACTGCTTTGATAACGTTCAACAATCCACCTGCGCACACTTGGACTTACGAAAGTTTGTCAGGTTTACGCGATATTGTATTAGCACTAAATGAAGACAAAGACATTTACGCGTTAGTATTAACCGGAGGCGGAGAGAAATTTTTCTCAGCTGGTGCTGATTTGAAATTATTTGCTGACGGCGATAAAGCTGTAGCAACACAGATGTCAGATATTTTTGGCGAAGCGTTTGAAACATTATCTCAATTTCGCGGTGTATCGATTGCAGCAATCAACGGCTGGTCAATGGGCGGTGGTTTAGAAGTGGCACTCGCTTGTGATCTTCGCATTGCTGAAGAGCATGCAATGATGGCACTACCCGAAGCAACTGTTGGCCTACTGCCATGTGCAGGTGGTACTCAAAACCTACATATATTAGTTGGTGAAGGTTGGACTAAGCGCATGATCCTTTGTGGTGAGCGTGTTGACGCGGCAACTGCACTTCGCATTGGTCTGGTTGAAGAAGTAGTGGCAAAAGGCACAGGTCTAGAAAAAGCAATTGAACTGGCGAGCAAAGTTGCGCGTCAATCGCCAGTTGCTGTCGCTGCTTGTAAACAATTAATCCAAAGCAATCGTTCTATGCCTATCAATGAAGCATTACCGGCAGAGCGCCAAGCTTTTGTTGATTTATTCGATACCAAAGATCAGGCCGAAGGTGTTAACGCGTTCTTAGAGAAGCGTAAACCACAATGGCAAAACGCTTAA
- a CDS encoding enoyl-CoA hydratase/isomerase family protein, translating to MSDVVLFELVTATNGKQIGVATLNSEKSLNALSHEMVNLLYPQLLAWQGDENVAAVFLQGSGDKAFCAGGDIVYLYNNLPANNGDKAPQIEQFFTDEYQLDHLIHTFGKPFVVWGNGIVMGGGLGLMAGASHRVVTENTRIAMPEISIGLYPDVGGSYFLNQMPNNCGLFLGLTGASINGSDTKYLNLADHFITHQRKQEILDAIVEINWGDTQVLNQQKLTEVLNNFDSECASTAPLSNVQQHSDLIAETTKANNLNDIVADIKGFEIEDKWFNRAQKSLTHGSAISAHLAYRQLNEGKNLSLAECFKMELGISTKCGEFGEFKEGVRALLIEKDNKPAWKYAGVADVDATLIDWFFESPWSDDEHPLAALGE from the coding sequence ATGTCTGATGTAGTTTTATTCGAATTAGTTACCGCGACAAATGGCAAACAAATCGGTGTTGCGACGCTTAATTCTGAAAAATCATTAAATGCATTAAGCCATGAAATGGTTAACTTACTTTACCCACAGTTACTTGCATGGCAAGGCGACGAAAATGTGGCAGCTGTGTTTTTACAAGGTAGTGGCGATAAGGCATTTTGTGCTGGTGGTGATATTGTCTATCTATATAATAATTTGCCTGCAAACAATGGCGATAAAGCACCACAAATAGAACAGTTTTTTACCGATGAATATCAGTTAGATCACTTGATCCATACTTTTGGAAAACCGTTTGTTGTTTGGGGAAATGGTATTGTAATGGGCGGCGGATTAGGGCTAATGGCCGGTGCAAGTCACCGAGTTGTTACTGAAAATACCCGTATCGCCATGCCAGAAATTAGTATAGGTTTATATCCAGATGTTGGTGGTAGTTACTTTTTAAATCAAATGCCTAATAATTGTGGGTTGTTTTTAGGATTAACTGGCGCCTCTATTAATGGTAGTGACACTAAGTATTTAAACCTTGCTGATCACTTCATCACACACCAACGTAAACAAGAAATATTAGATGCTATTGTTGAAATTAACTGGGGTGATACTCAAGTATTGAATCAACAGAAACTAACGGAAGTTTTGAACAACTTTGATAGTGAATGTGCATCTACGGCTCCACTGTCGAATGTTCAACAGCATAGTGATTTAATTGCAGAGACTACCAAAGCCAATAACTTAAACGATATTGTTGCAGATATTAAAGGTTTTGAGATTGAAGATAAGTGGTTTAATCGAGCGCAAAAATCTTTAACACATGGCAGTGCCATTAGCGCACATCTAGCCTATCGCCAACTTAACGAAGGTAAAAATCTATCGTTAGCTGAGTGCTTTAAGATGGAACTTGGAATTTCAACTAAATGCGGTGAGTTTGGTGAATTCAAAGAGGGTGTTCGTGCCTTATTAATAGAAAAAGATAATAAACCAGCATGGAAATACGCTGGTGTTGCTGATGTCGACGCAACTTTAATTGATTGGTTCTTTGAATCGCCATGGAGCGATGATGAGCATCCTTTAGCAGCACTTGGAGAATAG
- the mmsB gene encoding 3-hydroxyisobutyrate dehydrogenase, giving the protein MSNIAFIGLGNMGGPMAANLLKAGHQVTVFDLFPEAVATLVAEGASSFDNVSDCVKGADFIVSMLPAGKHVEGLYLGEDGLINHIKEGSLVIDSSTIDKETVIKVSSALKQANIDFIDAPVSGGVGGAQAGTLSFMVGGEKSDFDRAKPVLENMGKNIFHAGSHGAGQVAKVCNNMLLAVLMAGTSEALQLGMDNGLDAKVLSDIMLQSSGRNWTLEVYNPAPGVLENVPSSNDYNGGFMTDLMAKDLGLAMDTAVNSQSSTPMGALARSLFALHAGQGNGKKDFSSIIKMFEKS; this is encoded by the coding sequence ATGTCAAATATCGCATTTATAGGCTTAGGTAATATGGGCGGGCCTATGGCCGCAAACTTATTGAAGGCAGGGCATCAAGTTACTGTATTCGATTTATTTCCTGAAGCGGTTGCTACATTAGTAGCAGAAGGCGCGAGCAGTTTTGATAACGTTTCCGATTGTGTCAAAGGTGCAGACTTCATCGTATCGATGTTACCAGCAGGTAAGCATGTTGAAGGTTTATATTTAGGTGAGGACGGCCTTATAAATCACATTAAAGAAGGGTCGTTAGTAATTGATTCTTCCACAATTGATAAAGAAACGGTTATCAAAGTATCTAGTGCGCTTAAGCAAGCGAATATTGATTTTATTGACGCACCAGTATCTGGTGGTGTTGGTGGCGCGCAAGCCGGTACATTAAGTTTTATGGTTGGTGGCGAGAAATCAGATTTTGACCGTGCTAAACCTGTTCTAGAAAATATGGGTAAAAATATATTTCATGCCGGTTCACATGGTGCGGGTCAGGTTGCCAAAGTATGTAACAACATGCTGTTAGCGGTATTAATGGCGGGTACATCTGAAGCGTTGCAGTTAGGTATGGACAATGGTCTTGATGCCAAAGTACTTTCCGACATTATGTTGCAAAGCTCGGGTCGTAACTGGACACTAGAAGTTTATAATCCTGCACCTGGTGTATTGGAGAACGTACCATCATCAAATGATTACAATGGTGGTTTCATGACAGACTTAATGGCGAAAGATTTAGGTTTAGCCATGGATACAGCAGTTAACAGTCAATCTTCAACACCTATGGGCGCTTTAGCGCGCAGCTTATTTGCATTACATGCAGGTCAAGGTAATGGTAAAAAAGATTTCTCAAGTATCATCAAAATGTTCGAAAAGTCTTAA
- a CDS encoding SDR family oxidoreductase, with product MNLQDKVIVITGGGQGLGRTMAIEFARKGAKLALIDLNEEMLTETVSLVEQAGSTAKYYLGNVANEEQVEQTFEQIATDFNGIDGLVNNAGILRDGMFVKAKDGEIVKKMSLSQFQSVIDVNLTGVFLCGREAAVQMIKHGREGVIVNMSSIARGGNMGQTNYAAAKAGVVAMTVTWARELGRHGIRVGAIAPGVIKTAMTDAMKPEMRERLEKMKPVGRLGTAEEIAHTAQYIFENDFFSGRVVECDGGLSM from the coding sequence ATGAATTTACAAGATAAAGTAATCGTGATCACAGGCGGTGGTCAAGGATTAGGTCGCACTATGGCGATTGAATTTGCGAGAAAAGGTGCGAAGTTAGCATTAATTGATTTAAATGAAGAGATGTTAACTGAAACCGTATCTTTGGTTGAGCAAGCTGGTAGCACGGCTAAGTATTACTTAGGTAACGTTGCTAATGAAGAGCAAGTTGAACAAACATTCGAACAAATCGCGACAGACTTTAATGGTATCGATGGTCTAGTAAACAATGCCGGTATCTTACGTGACGGTATGTTTGTGAAAGCTAAAGATGGTGAAATCGTTAAAAAGATGTCACTTTCACAATTCCAGTCAGTGATCGACGTAAACTTGACCGGTGTATTTTTATGTGGCCGAGAAGCTGCAGTACAAATGATAAAGCATGGTCGTGAAGGCGTTATTGTTAATATGTCTTCAATTGCTCGCGGTGGTAACATGGGGCAAACCAATTACGCTGCTGCAAAAGCTGGTGTTGTTGCTATGACTGTTACTTGGGCTCGTGAATTAGGTAGACATGGTATTCGTGTTGGAGCGATTGCACCTGGTGTAATTAAAACCGCAATGACAGACGCTATGAAACCAGAAATGCGTGAACGATTAGAAAAGATGAAACCTGTAGGACGATTAGGTACTGCAGAAGAGATTGCCCACACGGCACAGTACATTTTTGAAAATGATTTCTTTAGTGGCCGCGTTGTAGAATGTGACGGTGGTCTTTCAATGTAA
- the gmhB gene encoding D-glycero-beta-D-manno-heptose 1,7-bisphosphate 7-phosphatase, whose translation MNKALFLDRDGIINIDHGYVYQADQFEFVEGIFELCQHAQAKGFQIIVITNQSGIARGMYGEEQFLKLTDWMKKEFLERQVNITDVYFCPHHPTKGNEHYKITCDCRKPAPGMLIKAAKKHNINFSESFFVGDKVSDMQAAEAAGIENRILVSGKYGDDQAISALRLENVSSIIDHI comes from the coding sequence ATGAATAAAGCATTATTTTTAGATAGAGACGGTATTATTAATATTGATCACGGCTATGTTTATCAAGCAGATCAGTTTGAATTTGTTGAAGGCATATTTGAACTTTGTCAGCATGCACAGGCAAAAGGCTTTCAAATTATTGTGATCACTAACCAGTCTGGAATTGCTCGAGGAATGTATGGCGAAGAACAATTTTTAAAGCTAACTGATTGGATGAAAAAGGAATTTTTAGAACGTCAGGTTAATATAACCGATGTCTACTTTTGTCCTCATCACCCAACAAAGGGCAACGAACACTATAAAATTACATGTGATTGTCGAAAGCCTGCACCAGGAATGCTAATTAAAGCTGCAAAAAAACATAACATTAACTTTAGTGAAAGTTTCTTTGTTGGCGATAAGGTCTCTGATATGCAAGCTGCTGAAGCTGCCGGCATTGAAAATAGAATTTTGGTTAGTGGTAAATATGGTGACGATCAAGCTATATCAGCGTTACGACTAGAAAATGTAAGTTCGATAATTGACCATATCTAA
- a CDS encoding IclR family transcriptional regulator, whose translation MQTIKKTKYSAPALVKGFEILELLAQKRIPMSLVQISTALERSKSELYRMIAALEQMGYLARNEGSDYYHITNRLFELGLQVPPIGTLTEAAYPLMRELSSTIQQSCHITVESQDSLVVIAKTDNPASFGFAVNLGHHSLLHKSGSGYVLLANKSNKQLAIAIKRLAQLDDDLNHTDLMTLIEQVKSQGFAKTKSAMVQGLTDISYPIFIGDTGTIIGTLTIPYLKDKSSSLTMAQVQKHISETANQLSQLSLSYGSRV comes from the coding sequence ATGCAAACGATCAAAAAAACCAAATACTCTGCGCCAGCTCTAGTCAAAGGCTTTGAAATATTAGAATTACTAGCCCAAAAAAGAATACCTATGTCACTAGTGCAAATATCAACAGCGTTAGAGCGTTCGAAAAGTGAGCTTTATCGTATGATAGCGGCTTTAGAGCAAATGGGTTACCTAGCTCGAAATGAAGGTTCAGACTATTATCATATAACCAATCGGTTATTTGAGCTTGGATTGCAAGTGCCACCTATAGGTACGTTGACAGAAGCCGCTTACCCTCTAATGCGAGAGCTTTCTTCAACAATACAGCAATCTTGCCATATCACTGTAGAGAGTCAAGATTCGCTGGTAGTCATTGCTAAGACAGATAATCCAGCAAGTTTTGGCTTTGCTGTTAACCTAGGGCATCATTCGCTGCTACATAAATCCGGCTCAGGATATGTTCTACTCGCCAATAAAAGTAATAAACAGCTAGCTATAGCTATTAAACGCCTAGCTCAGTTGGATGATGATTTAAATCATACTGATTTAATGACATTAATAGAACAAGTTAAATCTCAAGGTTTTGCAAAAACAAAAAGCGCAATGGTCCAAGGATTAACGGATATAAGTTACCCTATATTTATTGGGGATACAGGAACTATCATTGGTACATTGACTATCCCATATTTAAAAGATAAGTCGTCATCATTAACTATGGCCCAGGTGCAAAAACATATTTCAGAAACAGCAAATCAACTTTCTCAATTAAGTTTGTCTTATGGAAGTAGAGTGTAA
- a CDS encoding alpha-L-fucosidase, which translates to MKITMKNVALYSAIAMLATNNVANAVDEIQVYEKAKESKMPTAPEAAREAWKDDRFGMFIHWGPISQMGKQLSHSRKGKYKKNGKILPEVYDVQYKTFNPTKFNSDEIIGLAKRAGMNYSVFTAKHHAGFAMFDSKAGDYDIMSAPYKKDIVKMFADSSAKMDMDFGLYYSPRDWYHPDVDTENHDRYIKFYKTQMHELLTEYGPISELWFDGMGPGDWGDTAEEVMAEIRKYQPNAMVNDRGGVGADFYTPEHTVSYFNRDQLWEACHTTTGQWGFNPDVKAKPFKLLMEILLYTWGADGNMLLNIGPRGDGSMNPLELERLEQLADWWQVHGEKSIRGTRGGPVKPGLWGVSTTKNDKVYLHVLNWPEDNSPLEFSALDGHKIKATQILSGGDVDVNMNDNGTFSVEVDKKHRGQVSTTIELTIDNNINAYDIVPKLRTESLTKTAKLTASEPGDLSVLTDSNAMTIWHAKKAKGDKSPIWVEMNWDKPVTIAALQTGRGEDWTTKNLPEIQIKDGNGKWKTIHKYKPKWNPVVTLKKPVTTSNLRLLVKGTKTYPLAELELYPEL; encoded by the coding sequence ATGAAAATTACAATGAAAAACGTTGCACTATATTCGGCAATTGCGATGTTAGCAACGAACAATGTTGCTAACGCCGTGGATGAAATTCAAGTATATGAAAAAGCTAAGGAAAGTAAAATGCCAACTGCTCCTGAGGCTGCAAGAGAAGCTTGGAAAGATGATCGATTTGGAATGTTTATACATTGGGGGCCGATCAGTCAAATGGGTAAGCAATTGAGCCACTCGCGTAAAGGAAAATATAAAAAGAACGGTAAAATTTTACCCGAAGTTTACGATGTTCAGTACAAAACATTTAACCCTACTAAATTTAATAGTGATGAAATTATTGGCTTAGCAAAAAGAGCAGGTATGAATTATTCAGTATTTACAGCTAAACATCATGCTGGATTTGCCATGTTTGACTCAAAAGCAGGTGACTATGACATTATGTCGGCACCATATAAAAAAGATATTGTGAAAATGTTTGCCGATTCAAGTGCCAAAATGGATATGGATTTCGGCTTATATTATTCCCCAAGAGATTGGTATCACCCTGATGTTGATACCGAAAATCACGACCGTTATATCAAGTTCTATAAAACCCAAATGCATGAGCTTTTAACTGAATATGGTCCGATAAGTGAGCTATGGTTTGATGGTATGGGGCCTGGTGATTGGGGTGATACTGCCGAAGAAGTTATGGCTGAAATTCGTAAGTACCAACCAAACGCGATGGTAAATGACCGTGGTGGTGTTGGCGCTGACTTTTATACTCCTGAACACACGGTGAGTTACTTTAACCGCGACCAATTATGGGAAGCATGTCATACAACGACTGGCCAATGGGGCTTTAATCCTGATGTAAAAGCAAAACCATTTAAATTATTAATGGAAATTTTACTTTATACTTGGGGCGCAGATGGAAACATGTTGTTAAATATCGGTCCTCGAGGTGACGGCAGTATGAATCCGCTTGAATTAGAGCGTCTAGAACAACTCGCTGATTGGTGGCAAGTTCATGGTGAAAAATCAATAAGAGGTACTCGTGGTGGTCCTGTAAAGCCAGGTTTATGGGGCGTATCTACGACTAAGAATGATAAAGTATATTTACATGTTTTAAATTGGCCAGAAGATAACTCTCCTTTAGAGTTCTCCGCATTAGATGGTCATAAAATTAAAGCAACACAAATACTGTCTGGTGGCGATGTTGACGTTAACATGAATGATAATGGCACGTTTAGTGTTGAGGTGGATAAAAAGCATCGTGGACAAGTAAGTACCACAATTGAATTAACCATCGATAACAATATTAATGCTTATGATATTGTTCCTAAGTTAAGAACAGAATCATTAACGAAAACGGCCAAGTTGACTGCATCAGAACCAGGTGACCTTTCAGTATTAACCGACAGTAACGCAATGACTATTTGGCATGCAAAAAAAGCAAAAGGTGACAAATCACCAATTTGGGTTGAAATGAATTGGGACAAACCTGTGACCATTGCGGCACTGCAAACGGGGCGTGGCGAAGACTGGACAACCAAAAATTTACCTGAAATTCAAATTAAAGATGGCAATGGTAAATGGAAAACAATCCACAAATACAAGCCAAAGTGGAATCCTGTTGTAACATTGAAAAAACCAGTGACGACCTCTAATTTACGCTTATTAGTTAAAGGTACTAAAACTTACCCATTAGCTGAGTTAGAACTCTACCCTGAGTTATAA